A genomic window from Planococcus rifietoensis includes:
- the glmU gene encoding bifunctional UDP-N-acetylglucosamine diphosphorylase/glucosamine-1-phosphate N-acetyltransferase GlmU yields the protein MDHTYAVILAAGQGTRMKSKLYKVLHPVCGMPMVEHVTGNIHQLGVEKIVTIVGHGAEKVKDQLGDMSEYALQEEQLGTAHAVQQAAPLIEGKAGTTIVVCGDTPLIRAETMQSLIDHHKETGAKATILTAIAEDPTGYGRIIRDASESVEKIVEQKDASTAEQAVKEINTGTYCFDNEALFDALKNVSNDNVQGEYYLPDVIEILQKQGEIVAAFATDSFEETLGVNDRVALSQAETFLRRRIAEQHMRAGVSIIDPATAYISAQAKIGADTIIHPNVTIEGDTVIGEDCVITSNTRIVSSTIGDRTEIRSSEVYDSTIGNDTAVGPFAHIRPQSALGNEVKIGNFVEVKKAELGTGSKVSHLSYIGDALVGSGVNIGCGTITVNYDGKNKHLTTIEDDSFIGCNSNLIAPVTIGKGSYVAAGSTISKDVPSDALAIARARQENKEGYASKLNRK from the coding sequence ATGGACCATACATATGCAGTGATTTTGGCGGCCGGACAAGGCACGCGCATGAAATCGAAATTGTATAAAGTACTCCACCCGGTGTGCGGCATGCCGATGGTAGAGCACGTCACGGGGAATATCCACCAGCTTGGCGTCGAGAAAATCGTCACGATCGTCGGGCATGGAGCGGAGAAAGTAAAAGACCAGCTGGGGGACATGAGTGAATACGCACTCCAGGAAGAGCAACTCGGCACAGCCCACGCCGTGCAGCAAGCAGCGCCGCTGATCGAAGGGAAAGCCGGGACGACAATTGTCGTATGCGGCGATACGCCTTTGATCCGTGCGGAAACGATGCAGTCACTCATCGACCATCATAAAGAAACCGGCGCTAAAGCGACCATCCTGACGGCTATCGCTGAAGACCCGACAGGCTACGGCCGCATCATCCGGGACGCTTCTGAAAGTGTCGAGAAGATCGTCGAGCAAAAAGACGCATCGACTGCAGAGCAAGCCGTGAAAGAAATCAATACCGGAACCTATTGCTTTGACAACGAAGCTTTGTTCGACGCGTTGAAAAACGTTTCGAATGATAATGTACAAGGCGAATATTATTTGCCGGACGTCATCGAGATCCTGCAAAAACAAGGGGAAATCGTGGCGGCCTTTGCGACCGATAGCTTTGAAGAGACGCTCGGCGTCAATGACCGCGTCGCGCTGAGCCAAGCGGAGACTTTCCTTCGCCGCCGCATCGCTGAACAGCATATGCGTGCGGGTGTGTCGATCATCGACCCGGCGACCGCGTATATTAGCGCACAGGCAAAAATCGGGGCTGATACGATCATCCACCCGAATGTTACCATCGAAGGCGATACAGTCATCGGGGAAGATTGCGTCATCACATCGAACACGCGCATCGTCTCGAGCACAATTGGCGATCGCACGGAAATCCGCAGCTCCGAAGTGTATGACAGCACAATCGGCAACGATACCGCTGTCGGGCCATTCGCCCATATCCGACCGCAATCCGCGCTCGGAAATGAAGTGAAGATCGGCAATTTCGTGGAAGTGAAAAAAGCCGAGCTTGGTACGGGCAGCAAAGTGTCCCATTTGAGCTATATCGGAGATGCGCTTGTCGGAAGCGGCGTCAACATCGGCTGTGGCACGATCACGGTCAATTACGACGGCAAGAACAAGCACCTCACGACCATTGAAGATGATTCGTTCATCGGCTGCAACTCGAATTTGATTGCGCCGGTGACGATCGGCAAAGGCTCTTATGTCGCGGCAGGGTCGACCATCTCGAAAGATGTCCCTAGCGACGCCTTGGCGATTGCCAGAGCGCGCCAGGAAAATAAAGAAGGCTACGCAAGCAAACTAAACCGCAAATAA
- a CDS encoding ribose-phosphate diphosphokinase — translation MGIQNTNSKLKIFSLNSNKELAEQIAEQVGLPLGKSSVTHFSDGEIQINIEESIRGCDVFIVQSTSQPVNENLMELLIMIDAVKRASARTVNVVIPYYGYARQDRKARSREPITAKLVANLLETAGATRVVVLDLHAPQIQGFFDILIDHLVAVPLLSDHFLNDPNIDLENAIIVSPDHGGVTRARKMADRLKAPIAIIDKRRPRPNVAEVMNIVGNVEGKTAIIIDDIIDTAGTISIAASALIESGAKEVYACCTHPVLSGPAVQRIQDSVIKELVVTNSIALADEKKIDKIKQLTVAPLLAETIIRVHEQKSVSTLFD, via the coding sequence ATGGGCATTCAAAATACTAACTCGAAGTTGAAAATCTTTTCGTTGAACTCGAACAAAGAACTGGCTGAGCAAATTGCTGAGCAAGTGGGCTTGCCGCTTGGCAAAAGCTCGGTAACACATTTTAGCGACGGAGAAATCCAGATTAACATCGAAGAAAGCATCCGTGGCTGCGATGTGTTCATCGTCCAATCGACTTCACAGCCGGTCAACGAAAACTTGATGGAGCTATTGATCATGATCGATGCCGTCAAGCGTGCATCTGCGCGTACCGTAAACGTAGTCATCCCATACTACGGCTATGCACGCCAGGACCGCAAAGCACGTTCACGCGAGCCGATCACAGCCAAACTCGTCGCCAACCTGCTTGAAACAGCCGGTGCGACACGTGTTGTTGTCTTGGATCTTCACGCTCCGCAAATCCAAGGGTTCTTTGATATTTTGATTGACCATCTGGTAGCTGTGCCACTCCTATCCGATCATTTCCTGAACGATCCAAACATCGATCTCGAGAACGCGATCATCGTGTCGCCTGACCACGGCGGCGTTACGCGTGCCCGTAAAATGGCGGACCGCTTGAAAGCGCCGATTGCCATCATCGATAAGCGCCGTCCGCGCCCGAACGTTGCCGAAGTGATGAACATCGTCGGGAACGTCGAAGGCAAAACAGCGATCATCATCGATGACATTATCGACACGGCTGGAACAATTTCGATTGCAGCTAGCGCATTGATCGAAAGCGGAGCGAAAGAAGTTTACGCTTGCTGTACGCATCCGGTGCTTTCGGGCCCTGCCGTCCAGCGCATCCAGGATTCCGTCATCAAGGAATTGGTCGTGACCAACTCGATCGCTCTTGCAGATGAGAAAAAAATCGACAAGATCAAACAATTGACGGTTGCACCGCTTCTTGCTGAAACCATCATCCGTGTACACGAACAGAAATCAGTCAGCACTTTATTTGATTGA
- the spoVG gene encoding septation regulator SpoVG yields the protein MEVTDVRLRRVQTDGRMRAIASITLDNEFVVHDIRVIDGNDGLFVAMPSKRTPDGEFRDIAHPINSGTRNKLQEAVLEAYAQSEELAVLENAGI from the coding sequence ACTGATGTAAGGTTGCGCCGAGTCCAGACTGATGGACGCATGCGGGCAATCGCTTCAATCACGCTCGACAATGAATTCGTGGTACACGACATCCGTGTCATCGACGGCAACGACGGGTTATTTGTCGCCATGCCGAGCAAGCGGACGCCGGACGGGGAGTTCCGCGACATTGCACATCCGATCAACTCCGGCACGCGCAATAAATTGCAAGAAGCCGTGCTCGAAGCATATGCACAAAGTGAAGAGCTAGCAGTACTTGAAAATGCCGGCATCTGA
- a CDS encoding 50S ribosomal protein L25/general stress protein Ctc — MAIKMTAAKRETGKPHSALTDLRGEGHVPGVVYGYKMETTPIAVSEIDLIKTLRESGRNGVISLEIGGKSTNVVLSDYQMDSLKGSFKHVDFLAINMSEEIDVDATVHLIGESPGEKEGGVVTQPNREVHIRVKPSDIPDSVDIDISELAIGDSVSVSDIRDKFSFEILNDDDFLLISVTAPRTEEELEELETTDEGEEPEVIGDNEEEAAGEEKE, encoded by the coding sequence ATGGCTATCAAAATGACAGCAGCGAAAAGAGAAACAGGAAAGCCGCATTCGGCATTAACCGATTTGCGCGGCGAAGGCCACGTGCCTGGCGTCGTATACGGCTACAAAATGGAAACGACACCAATTGCCGTGTCCGAAATTGACTTGATCAAGACTTTGCGTGAATCTGGACGCAATGGCGTCATCAGCTTGGAAATCGGCGGCAAGAGCACGAACGTCGTATTGAGCGATTACCAAATGGATTCATTGAAAGGCAGCTTCAAGCACGTCGACTTCTTGGCAATCAATATGTCTGAAGAAATCGATGTTGATGCAACTGTTCACTTGATCGGTGAATCACCAGGCGAAAAAGAAGGCGGCGTCGTGACGCAGCCGAACCGCGAAGTTCACATTCGCGTCAAACCGAGCGATATTCCGGATTCAGTCGATATCGACATCAGCGAGCTCGCAATCGGCGACTCTGTGTCGGTCAGCGACATCCGTGACAAGTTCAGCTTTGAAATCTTGAACGACGATGACTTCCTGTTGATCTCTGTTACTGCACCACGTACAGAAGAAGAGCTAGAAGAGCTTGAAACAACAGACGAAGGCGAAGAGCCTGAAGTGATCGGCGACAACGAAGAAGAAGCAGCCGGCGAAGAAAAAGAATAA